The Methanoculleus marisnigri JR1 genome window below encodes:
- a CDS encoding ATP synthase subunit A: protein MDKGKENRAQGVLKRISGPVVTAVGLDAHMYDVVKVGNEELMGEVIKIQGENIIIQVYEDTAGIRPGESVGNTGLSLAVELGPGLLTSIYDGIQRPLEVLVDKMGNFIERGVSAPGLSHEKKWEFVPTVKKGDEVKAGDILGTVQETNIVHKVMVPPKAKGGKIKKISGGSFTVDETVCVLEDGTEIAMLQRWPVRVPRPVTQKLNPDIPLITGQRILDGLFPIAKGGTAAIPGPFGSGKTVTQQQLAKWSDAEIVVYIGCGERGNEMTEVLTEFPELEDPKTGKPLMERTVLIANTSNMPVAAREASVYTGITIAEYFRDMGYDVSLMADSTSRWAEAMREISSRLEEMPGEEGYPAYLAARLSEFYERAGRVISLNGEGGSVSVIGAVSPPGGDFSEPVTQNTLRIVKVFWALDAKLSQRRHFPAINWLNSYSLYLDALNEWYDKEVSPEWNPLRAWAMGVLQKEAELQEIVQLVGSDALPDEEQVTIEVARMIREIFLQQNAYDAVDTFCPMSKQYDMMKAIKHYADLARTAQTGGATPQQVIGIRSKNELPQIKFIRDYEPELAKIMKDMEAEFDAMRAV, encoded by the coding sequence ATGGATAAAGGAAAAGAGAACAGGGCTCAGGGAGTCCTGAAACGAATTTCAGGGCCGGTCGTCACTGCTGTCGGTCTCGACGCACACATGTACGACGTGGTGAAGGTCGGCAATGAAGAACTGATGGGGGAGGTCATCAAGATCCAGGGTGAGAACATCATCATCCAGGTCTACGAAGATACCGCCGGCATCAGACCCGGTGAGTCGGTGGGGAATACCGGTCTCTCGCTCGCAGTCGAACTCGGGCCCGGTCTGCTGACCAGTATCTACGACGGGATCCAGCGGCCGCTCGAGGTGCTCGTGGACAAGATGGGCAACTTCATCGAGCGCGGCGTCTCGGCTCCCGGCCTCTCCCACGAGAAGAAGTGGGAGTTCGTGCCCACGGTGAAGAAGGGCGACGAAGTCAAGGCCGGCGACATCCTCGGCACGGTCCAGGAGACGAACATCGTCCATAAGGTCATGGTTCCGCCCAAAGCGAAGGGCGGCAAGATCAAGAAGATCTCGGGCGGCAGTTTCACGGTCGACGAGACCGTCTGCGTCCTCGAGGACGGCACCGAGATCGCGATGCTCCAGCGCTGGCCGGTTCGTGTGCCCCGCCCCGTGACGCAGAAACTGAACCCAGACATCCCGCTGATCACCGGTCAGCGGATCTTGGACGGTCTCTTCCCCATCGCGAAGGGCGGAACGGCAGCCATCCCCGGCCCGTTCGGCAGCGGCAAGACGGTCACCCAGCAGCAGCTTGCGAAGTGGTCGGACGCCGAGATCGTCGTCTACATCGGCTGCGGCGAGCGCGGCAACGAGATGACCGAGGTTCTGACCGAGTTCCCGGAACTCGAGGACCCGAAGACCGGCAAGCCGCTGATGGAGCGGACGGTGCTGATCGCGAACACCTCGAACATGCCTGTTGCAGCCCGTGAAGCGTCCGTGTATACGGGGATCACGATCGCCGAGTACTTCCGTGACATGGGTTACGACGTCTCGCTGATGGCCGACTCCACCTCGCGGTGGGCCGAAGCCATGCGTGAGATCTCGAGCCGTCTCGAGGAGATGCCCGGTGAGGAAGGCTACCCCGCGTACCTTGCGGCACGCCTCTCGGAGTTCTACGAGCGCGCGGGCCGTGTCATCTCCCTGAACGGAGAGGGCGGTTCCGTCTCCGTCATCGGCGCGGTCTCGCCGCCGGGCGGCGACTTCTCCGAGCCGGTCACCCAGAACACCCTGCGTATCGTCAAGGTCTTCTGGGCACTGGACGCGAAACTCTCGCAGCGCCGGCATTTCCCGGCGATCAACTGGCTGAACTCCTACTCGCTCTACCTCGACGCGCTCAACGAGTGGTACGACAAAGAGGTCTCGCCCGAGTGGAACCCGCTTCGGGCGTGGGCGATGGGCGTCCTCCAGAAAGAGGCCGAACTCCAGGAGATCGTTCAGCTGGTCGGTTCCGACGCCCTGCCCGACGAGGAGCAGGTCACCATCGAGGTGGCCAGGATGATCCGCGAGATCTTCCTGCAGCAGAACGCCTACGATGCGGTGGACACGTTCTGCCCGATGTCCAAGCAGTACGACATGATGAAGGCGATCAAGCACTACGCTGACCTCGCGCGTACCGCCCAGACAGGTGGGGCGACCCCGCAACAGGTCATCGGCATCAGGAGCAAGAACGAGCTTCCGCAGATCAAGTTCATCAGGGACTACGAGCCCGAGCTTGCAAAGATCATGAAAGATATGGAAGCTGAATTTGACGCGATGAGGGCGGTGTGA
- a CDS encoding H+-transporting two-sector ATPase C subunit: protein MVDVGTTLEIAQASQAGMSAVGAGLAVGLTGVGTGLAEMGIGAAAVGATAENRDMFGLALLFTVIPETIVIFGLVVALLLLF, encoded by the coding sequence ATGGTAGATGTTGGCACAACTCTTGAAATAGCACAGGCATCGCAGGCAGGAATGAGCGCAGTCGGCGCAGGTCTCGCAGTAGGTCTCACCGGCGTCGGCACCGGTCTCGCAGAGATGGGCATCGGTGCGGCGGCCGTCGGAGCAACCGCAGAAAACAGGGATATGTTTGGTCTCGCACTGCTCTTCACGGTGATTCCGGAAACCATCGTCATCTTTGGTCTTGTGGTTGCACTGCTGCTTCTGTTCTGA
- a CDS encoding V-type ATP synthase subunit F: protein MEIAVVGTGEFILGFRLAGVRKTYAAETDERLVEHINQVLDDRDVGILVLKGSDMERIPLRLRTTLENSVKPTVIAIGGEEGGLSMRERIKRSVGVDLWK, encoded by the coding sequence ATGGAGATCGCAGTTGTCGGTACCGGTGAATTCATCCTCGGTTTCAGGCTCGCGGGTGTCAGAAAGACCTACGCGGCCGAGACCGACGAGCGGCTGGTCGAGCATATCAACCAGGTGCTGGATGACAGAGACGTCGGCATCCTCGTGCTGAAGGGCAGCGACATGGAGCGGATTCCCCTGCGGCTTCGCACCACCCTCGAGAACTCCGTCAAGCCGACGGTGATCGCGATCGGTGGAGAAGAGGGCGGCCTGTCGATGAGAGAGAGAATCAAGAGATCGGTGGGTGTTGATCTGTGGAAGTAA
- a CDS encoding V-type ATP synthase subunit E family protein, with the protein MGLEAVVNEIREKGRKEVETIRAETRTDVEEILVDAQTRAAGIKASAQEEADRAVTHIINQEASAANLVVKRQVLNAQKTLLDQVYSASLAAVGDLPAEFQEKALTALLKRAVKEIKKGVVHANERDSPVVEEILSQLKMFSGYTMGAPVDIPGGIIVESNDGELQIDYSYRTFLDEIWESGLKDASDILFT; encoded by the coding sequence ATGGGACTCGAAGCAGTTGTCAACGAGATCCGGGAGAAAGGGCGAAAGGAGGTCGAGACGATCCGGGCAGAGACCCGGACCGACGTCGAGGAGATCCTGGTGGACGCACAGACTCGCGCCGCCGGGATCAAGGCGTCGGCGCAGGAGGAAGCGGATCGGGCAGTCACCCACATCATCAACCAGGAAGCCTCGGCGGCGAACCTCGTCGTCAAGCGGCAGGTCCTGAACGCCCAGAAGACGCTCCTCGATCAGGTCTATTCGGCCTCGCTTGCCGCTGTCGGTGATCTGCCCGCCGAGTTCCAGGAGAAGGCGCTCACAGCCCTGCTGAAGAGAGCGGTAAAGGAGATCAAGAAAGGCGTCGTCCATGCAAACGAGCGGGATTCCCCGGTTGTCGAAGAGATCCTCTCCCAGTTGAAGATGTTCTCGGGCTACACCATGGGTGCCCCGGTCGACATTCCCGGCGGCATCATCGTCGAGAGCAACGACGGCGAACTGCAGATCGACTACAGTTACCGCACGTTCCTGGACGAGATCTGGGAATCCGGTTTGAAGGATGCGTCGGATATTCTGTTTACATGA
- a CDS encoding V-type ATP synthase subunit C — MAGVSSGSAQYIYACTRMRVRKSLLIPREDYLRMLNMSLPEITRFIGETIYRSEIDELGTSFSGINLVEVALSWNLAKEYQSILELVPGDLKHFTASYLRRWDIQNVVTVLRGKMQKMQPGKIKEVLVPAGRLDRVALDRLVAEESPERVAESLKGERFYPVIERELPRATETGSFAHLENELYKGYYARLIADAKGGVKGGDIFLKYIRLEIDIRNIQNLFRLRAGHVREDVRELMIPGGSFTVDELQRLSGLESQDEFIDALKRQVKMIPLLNALEEIRGKTALHEIEVALTRVQLDQMERMSKRYAFSILPILVYLEKKKYEVANLRALARGKEAGLPGERLQGYLVM; from the coding sequence ATGGCAGGAGTAAGTAGCGGATCGGCCCAGTACATTTACGCCTGCACCCGCATGCGGGTGCGTAAATCGCTGCTGATACCACGCGAGGATTATCTCCGCATGCTGAATATGAGCCTGCCTGAGATCACCCGGTTCATCGGCGAGACCATCTACCGGTCGGAGATCGATGAACTCGGCACCTCCTTCTCCGGAATCAACCTCGTGGAGGTGGCCCTGAGCTGGAACCTCGCCAAGGAGTACCAGAGCATCCTGGAACTGGTTCCGGGAGACCTGAAGCACTTTACCGCCAGTTACCTGCGCCGCTGGGATATCCAGAACGTCGTCACCGTCCTGCGCGGGAAGATGCAGAAGATGCAGCCGGGTAAGATCAAAGAGGTCCTGGTTCCGGCCGGCAGACTCGATCGGGTCGCTCTCGACCGCCTTGTCGCGGAAGAGTCGCCGGAGCGGGTCGCCGAGTCGCTCAAGGGCGAGCGGTTCTACCCCGTCATCGAGAGGGAACTCCCTCGCGCGACGGAGACCGGATCGTTTGCTCACCTGGAGAACGAGCTCTATAAGGGCTACTACGCGCGGCTGATCGCGGACGCGAAAGGAGGCGTCAAGGGCGGGGATATCTTCCTCAAGTATATCCGGCTCGAGATCGATATCCGGAACATCCAGAACCTCTTCCGGCTGCGGGCCGGACATGTCCGCGAGGATGTCAGGGAACTGATGATCCCCGGCGGTTCGTTCACGGTGGACGAGTTGCAGCGGCTCTCGGGACTCGAGAGCCAGGACGAGTTCATCGACGCCTTAAAAAGACAGGTGAAGATGATCCCGCTCTTAAACGCGCTAGAGGAGATCCGGGGCAAGACCGCGCTCCACGAGATCGAGGTTGCGCTGACCCGGGTCCAGCTGGACCAGATGGAGCGGATGTCGAAGCGGTACGCGTTTTCGATCCTCCCAATCCTCGTCTACCTGGAGAAGAAGAAGTACGAGGTCGCGAATCTTCGCGCCCTTGCCCGGGGCAAGGAAGCCGGCCTCCCCGGTGAGCGATTACAGGGCTACCTGGTGATGTAG